The Fimbriimonadales bacterium genome includes the window ATCCTCTCACTTGTCCTTTCAATTCCCCGTATTCTCCCGGAGAGAACGCCATAACGGCACTTATTTCCGGATGCTCTGCTGCCAAACGCAAAGCCAACGAGGCGCTGTAACTACTTCCCATCACGGCGATTTTCGAGTAGCCTTGTTTCTTAGCCCAATCCAGTGCTGCTTCCATATCTCGATATGCTGCGAGATATCCAGGGTCGGTGCGGAATGCTTCGGCAGTTTTATTTTTTCTTCCCCACATTTCACCGCCTGAGCGCAAATCCACTGCCAACGCATTGATTCCCATACTTACCAAGCGCTTCGCAATAGGCTCGTATTCACCCGAATTAGAACGCGCCTGGTGAAAAAGAAGAACGATCGGCGCGTTCGCACCTTCCGTAACTGGATAGAGCACGGCGTAAACCTTCGTTCCGTCCGATGCTTGAAAAGAGATGCCACCCATTTCGGTCTCCTTCTCGCTTTCCGCGGCTTTCTCCCCTCTCGGTGCACATCCGAAGAAAAAGAAGAGGAGAGCACACACGACCAAAGGTTGAATTTTCATATCGGTACTTTTAATATACGCCGGGGATTATCCATCTGAGAATTATCTATCTGCGGTAGGTTCTCGCATATGATTGTAACCTGCCATTCGTTTAGCGGTTTCGGCACGTTCTCTATCTTTTTGTTCCACTGCATCATAAGAAATTCTTACATCGCAGCCTGAAGAAATGAACAAAGCCATTGCACTGAGGAAAAGAATGGTTTTCTTCAATTCAGCGCCCATAAAGGCCATTCCTCCGACCAGTTAGGTTTTTCCGATACGGTTCTTGCGCCGTCCGTCGGTCCGCATTCCCATCCTCCAGCATAACTTCCAACGATATAATCCATTTTCGTAGGTGTTTTTTGAAGAAATGCATTTACATGCATCCATTTCGCACTTCCGTCTACTTTTCCGATGATAATTCCACCAGAAAAAGGCACTACTTTGTCGTCTACTTCATTCGTTGGCGTGCAATCATTCTTGTCTTTCCATTTCATGAACATTGGAGCCCATAACTCGCGCAAGGCTATCGGATACGCAGTCGTATATTTATCGTTCGGATAAAGAAAAACGGGCACGAAATTGATTTTGCTGCTTGCAAATTCCATAAATAACATTGCTTCACTCGGGTTTGGAACATTCGTAGGACTGCCCCTTAAAAACGAATCGCGATATGCTCCGTTTTTATTTGGGTTACCCCAAGTGTTAAGCGCGCCTGTGAGTGCGAGATTAATTGCATACATGTCGAAAATTTCGCCATTCTCTTCCCACATCTTTCTATCTTTTTCCATCACAGGATGGTCGAAAAGGTGAACCGTCGTGGCATAAGGCATCAACCACTTTTGCCATTTGTAATGATTGATGCGATAGGGAAACGGATATTGACTGCAACCATCGCCATTTACAGCCCCCTCTTTGTTTAAATCTGGATTAAGGGAATCCATCGGGGAACAATAATCCGTGCGAGGATATTTATCGTCCCAATTGCTGCAGTATAGTTGGGTCGCATGCCCGAATTGCATGATGTTCGAAATGGATTTCGTTTTTTTCCCTGCCTGCTTCGCGCGGGAGAGAACTGGAAAGAGAATGGAGGCGATTATGGCGATTATCGCTATCACGACCAGCATCTCGATTAGGGTAAAGGCTTTTCTCGGCTTCACTTTTCCCTCCTTAGAGGCTCGATTTCTTAATTTCTGCGTTTTTTCGAGATCTCCTTCTTTCTTAACGCAAAATTTATGATTCAACCGAAACGGATGTGTTCAACCATTCCGCAGTCTTCTTCAACACTAAAAAACGATGGCTTATCCTATTTTTTTCTTCCGGGAGCATTTCGGCATATGTTTTCCCATACTCGGGGAGATAAAAGATAGGATCATAGCCGAAACCATAACTTCCGCGTGGTTCGAATGCGATTTTGCCTTCCTTGCTCGCTTCGAATATACGCGTTTCCATTCCAGGCGATGCAATGGCAACAAAGCATCGAAAACGAGCAGTCCTTTTTTCCTCCGGAACGTCTCGGAGCATCTCCAAAATCTGACGAATCTTTTCTGGAAAGGGCGTTTCCTCTCCCGCAAATCGTTTGCTGTGCACACCTGGCTTGCCCCCCAAAGCGTCGATTTCTAATCCAGCGTCGTCTGCGATACACATTTCTCC containing:
- a CDS encoding dienelactone hydrolase family protein, producing MKIQPLVVCALLFFFFGCAPRGEKAAESEKETEMGGISFQASDGTKVYAVLYPVTEGANAPIVLLFHQARSNSGEYEPIAKRLVSMGINALAVDLRSGGEMWGRKNKTAEAFRTDPGYLAAYRDMEAALDWAKKQGYSKIAVMGSSYSASLALRLAAEHPEISAVMAFSPGEYGELKGQVRGWNEKVEVPVLFACTKDELREVRAYYDTPKKKLLRSKYDLLISEEEGVHGASTLREDKNPDGYKFYWAGLEGFLEQWKKGF
- a CDS encoding prepilin-type N-terminal cleavage/methylation domain-containing protein, whose translation is MKPRKAFTLIEMLVVIAIIAIIASILFPVLSRAKQAGKKTKSISNIMQFGHATQLYCSNWDDKYPRTDYCSPMDSLNPDLNKEGAVNGDGCSQYPFPYRINHYKWQKWLMPYATTVHLFDHPVMEKDRKMWEENGEIFDMYAINLALTGALNTWGNPNKNGAYRDSFLRGSPTNVPNPSEAMLFMEFASSKINFVPVFLYPNDKYTTAYPIALRELWAPMFMKWKDKNDCTPTNEVDDKVVPFSGGIIIGKVDGSAKWMHVNAFLQKTPTKMDYIVGSYAGGWECGPTDGARTVSEKPNWSEEWPLWALN
- the rdgB gene encoding RdgB/HAM1 family non-canonical purine NTP pyrophosphatase gives rise to the protein MDNRTKKVLVIASKNEKKSKEMKDILESLLGGDWEIKTLMDYPQYEEPEEISDSYAENARIKAETAMRETGEMCIADDAGLEIDALGGKPGVHSKRFAGEETPFPEKIRQILEMLRDVPEEKRTARFRCFVAIASPGMETRIFEASKEGKIAFEPRGSYGFGYDPIFYLPEYGKTYAEMLPEEKNRISHRFLVLKKTAEWLNTSVSVES